The DNA window GTCCTGTGAGTGTTGCTAactaaaaattttgaaaatgcgGCAGGATACGCCCTACTTATGGCCAATTTTCTCTGGCAGATTGCCCTTGCATGGCAGCtgccaaattgttgcatactttagGGATGTGCTTTGTAAATAGaaatgacttaggcaacaaacttgacTTTGTacagcaagttcgttgcctaagtctttttaacaaaatagcagctgcttgttgccGATTGCTGTTCGCCTGGTGGTTTAGATGAAATTATTTAGCTGCACCTCGATTGATGCGAGGGTatcgtttatttttgtaataaattcaatacttttatttatatttttttgtaattaaccaaattaaaattaatgttttgtttattgctacTTGCAGCAACGACCTGGAACTGATGGGCCATAAATCTGCCGGTAATCGTAGCCTGAATGTCGCCGCTGTTATTGCCAATGGTCTGTCCAATTCCGGTTCAAGCTCTGGCATGCGTCCGGCCATGTCCTTGGCACAGCTCTGTGATCTGACGCCGGAGGAGGCTCCATCGTCGCATCGTCTGATCGCCCAGTGGGAGAGTTTGATCAAGAAGAACGCCGAGAGCGTTGAGGCGGCCATTTAAGTGAGGGTCGCTACCAAAGCACaccaaattattattataatccCCTTAGATTACCAAGTACTTAAACACGCATGATGTTCCCTGCTAAAAtgaatgtaatttttttgttttgtgtttttttttttgctcgttTTCGAAATGGAAATGTTTTTGTCAacgaattttgtttaaatgtgcATTGTACTTAAAGAAATTCtaattgtttatgtatatgtaaagcTGGGCTCTGTTGTATATAATTCTTCAAGTTTCAAAGCGCAACTTgtctataatttattgaaaacaaaaattaaaaataaataatatgtatgtactacatatgtatcaagtatatacgatatatgaaaacatatgtatatttatgatatgcgatgaaaaaaaaaatatgcgaaACGAAcgatttaataaatataaattaaaagtttaaaaaccTATGAAAACGTGTTTAaacttttagtatttttttttaatatatttttattaaatacatttcgTTCATTTTTGgttgttaaatttgtatgcatttgttgctgttcattGTTTATCTCTCATAATTGTTGGTTTGCTTTGGTGTTCTGTCATTTTTGTTAGTATTATATTATTCATACAATGTTTGTtatgaaaatataacaatGCCGCTGCGAGCAGTATTATTAATCTTCAGTATTTTTGTCATTTGTGTAGAACATGCTACTGTTGCTACGGAAGCCTCAAGTTTTCGTATGATATTATATTGCCTGGTTTATtggtttcttttctttctttatgtTGTATATTTGGTATTTTCTGTTCTGatctgcttgtgtgtgtgtgtgtgtgtgtaataaatttttactgctatgtgaaagtgaaaatcttatgcttataaatttgtattgcaaattaaaaatcatattggttttctatataaatataataagtatataCAAAAGCCGTTTATAACTTGGCGAcaactctccctctctctctctacatTTTTATCTCTTTCTAACTTGCTCTACACTTGGAGAAGTACTACATATGTGGATTATGTTCTAACTtagttaaatgaaatgttcAACTAAAAACAGAGTTATTGCACAGCGTTGcgttttttgcaaaaaatagtATTAgaaattagcaacaatatcaaaaataaattaggatagcataataataatactttaaATCTTCATTTCTTGTTATCCTTTGGcacacataaaaacaaattatagctactaaaattaaataaacatatatatatgtataataaatatatgtgtattgcACTTATATCAATTTCTCTTCTTTGTGTAATCTCTTTAAGTTTTTACTCTGTGGAACCAAAAAACCATTGACTGCTTGTTAATATCTCTCTGTGTAGAATATCTggtataaatatgtgtgtgtgtgtatatatatatactatataatcataataataataataataataatgtagtTTGCTCTAAACTAACACTTAAGATCGACATTTCATATGCGTTGCTATATCCTTGCTCTACAGCTTCTATAATTGTCTTCGATTTTGCTTCTGTCTTTATCTTACTttccttttcttttctttactCATGTGCAATATAAACCAAAGCGCTTTGAGCGTTTGCTTTGCCTACAACtaacacaaaaaaaacgttacacttgaaaaaaaatatatatcgtTATATGATTACCATATACATAGAGTTAGTTATACATacgtgtatgtatataatataatataatatatagatgtatactatataaatatttatagtagtttgaaacataaaattaatcaacaaatttgttacgagttttgcagctaaaataaaagcttgcGTGCAAgtgttatcgataactatGCTTAGCAGTTGAAACAAAGATAATgggcatatacatacatatgtagtatatgttatgatattaacaaaaagtaaacgcttacaaaaataataaatatacatgtacataaattatatgtgCCTTACATAGTTATCGAtaacttaaattgcattttgttacgATTTGCTTCTGCTTCAGTTTTGTGTGCTACGAAATATGATTagactttttaaatatatataaatatatatatatagcatgatattttgcatgttttttgttttcatctAAGCTTTATCTAAGTACTAGGtttttaccaaaaaaaaaacagactttttttttgtttatttaccaCAAactaacaatatatatacatatatatgtatatataagctgtgttagtttgttttatatatgcatacatatatatcatCAGATGTAGACTGTATCTGTGTGAGTTTACGTATTGTCTGAGAAAGTGCTAAGTACTTTACTAAACTAATTCGTGCGTgtgtgaaaaataaattgaaaatagttaCGTTGATATATAGATAACTATATACTATAGACTAGTGGCTCGCACATGTCGCTACAGTTAACATTatacgaaatatatatatatgtgtgtgtgtgtgttatcgcTTATACGATTTGTTCTGTTTGTCAACAACTTAACAGTGTGTGAGTGTCGTTTGGAGGGTAAAGTGGAGGGTGCAGCATCTCTACAGCAGCTGGGCTATGACGGGCTCGATGAGACACATGTGCTCCGCTCCACGCACTGGCAGGCGATTCAAGCAAAAGTGTCTTATCATCTCCGGCACTGTGTCGAAGGGACGACTGAATTGTCCAAGTATATATTGCCCCGATTCGTTGCGTTGTATGCGCATGTGCATAAATCCTTTGGCGCCTctgttttaaaattgaaaagagCGATATGAGTTATGTgctgtattaatttaaattgcagtctTTACTTGAGCGACAGCGAATAGTCCTGCTTGGTGGATTCACAATTGCGCACTAGAAATGATCCTTCGGCCAAGGGACGCAGCGTTGTCTCTGCCTCGACGCGTGTAATGGCGCCATGGTACCAGCTGAGGTTTGGAAAAGTGGATTAGTCAGTTgtttattctatatatttcaGTTTAAAATTTACCCTTGGCGCTCCAGTGGTATGGCCACATCAATAAGATCCACAGCTGTTACATAGCCCTGGCCCAGACTCATGTTCAGCTCCTTGTGGCTGCTCAGGCCGCGCAAGTCCAAGCTGCCAAACTGTTTGCTCGTCTGTCGCGGCTCGTTGAGATTTAGCGTCAGATTCTGCCGGAACAGGGCGGTGtctacaataaatataagaaaatatatgaatCTCTATTCACGCTTGGCGCGTTGAGCGGGTGGGTGCTCACCCAGCTTGCTGTTTAGCTTGTGCTCATCACCACGCATCGAATGACTGGAGGATGCCTGCGAGATGCCGCTGGACTCGGTGCTATGCATGTGCATCAGATTGTTGATCTCGGCTTGATTGGCGCGCAGTCGTCGTCGCAGCTTGGGCATGTCGAAGGGCAGCTCGCCCAGATCCACGCTGGTGGCGCTGCCCGAGGTGCAGGCAgcttcttgctgctgcagcagcgtcttgCGTCGTCGCAGCTTGGGCATGTCAAAGGGCAAATCGCGCAGCTCTTGCGCCAGCGCATTTGCTGTAGTTGTGGCtccaccagctgctgcagctgctccagctccagctccagctgcagttagtgttgctgctgtgctgccagcagcaccaTTGGCATCCTGCTTCACTGCATCATGGCTGGTCAACTGCAGCTTTGGCAACGTCAAACGCTGCAGAGCCAATGAGGACGACGCCTGCGGTTTGCCATCCTCACGTGAATGTAACGAGATGCCGCTGTCCGAGCCGAGCAGCTCGTcggccagctgcagcagcgccttgTTGGGTGCTCGACCTGCTACAGTGGCGCCTCCGCCGGCGCCTCtggtcagctgctgctgggcatcgCCAATGAAGTGCTGGAAAGTTGGGAGTGTTCATTAGCATTTATAGCTTTGACCAACTATGATTCGCTTACctgctgattgctgctgctgctggtggcccCATCTATGGGCTGCTGTGCCGACTGCTCGGAGGCTGGCTCCTGCGAGGACTTGTCCGATATGGGGCTGAGTATGTGCAGCTTGGAGTGCAACAGCTGCGGCGCACGCAGTGGAAAGGCCAGGCtggagctgttgctgttgctgccgctggcgctgttgttgccgctcTCGGAGCTGTGTGAGCTGAGCGAGCTGGAGTGACGCGATTCGCAGCTGGAGGTGCTGCGATTGCCCTCACTGGTGCTGGAGCGCAATGATTCCATGCTGCCCCCGCTGCTGGAGGTGGCAATGCTCTCGGTGGAGCTGTAAGTGCCACCGCGCGTGGCACgtctatggctatggctatgctgctgctgctgctgctgtccatgttgctgctgtccatgatgctgatgctgctgctgttgacgcgCACTGCGTCGCAGCTCCAGCACGCGTCCGGACTCAAGCACAAAGCTGCGTGGTCGGCGTGGAGCAACAGCGGCTACGCCAGCGCCGCTCACCGAGGCGGAGACTGAAGCAGAGGCCGATACAGAGGCGGCGGAATTGCTGGAGGGGGGATTCACATAGGCGCTGTCGGTGAGACTGTTgtcattgctgctggcgcagagctgcaactgttgctgctgctgctgctgatgtcgcATGTTGCCCAAGGGCAAACGCAGATCGCGCAGTCGCGGatgcgctggctgcgctgctggcaaatTGGGCGCACTTTTGATGCTGTTCATGAGCAAACGATCGTGTTTGCCTGGAAATTTCATGGGCAGCGGTGCCGTCGATGGCGGCGAGGGCGTGTAAACGCGCgacggcaactgttgctgctgctgctgctgcacgagagcaactgttgttgttgttgttgtgccagctgcttgttgctgctgttgctgctgattctGGTTTTGGTTATcgacttgttgctgctgctgctgctcctgggcatcgtgttgctgctgcagcgcttgattcttgttgttcttggcTCGCTTCACTtcattgccattggcattggcggCACTGGCGGCactggcattgccattgagcTGCAGGAGCAGCGTATGCTTCGAGATGCGATCGATATCATCGAGATCGTCATCTGACTTGGCAATCTTGCAGTCAAAGGCCGTCTCATACAACTGGCGGCGTCGACTCGCCATGTTATCTGAATCCGAGTcttccaactccaactcctgACCAACTAacgttgatgctgctgctgttgctgctgctgctgatgttgctggtggcggcggcggtggcggttTGCATTCGCTGCATTCATGCAATCCATGCGCATGGACATAGAAGATGCTGCGTGGACGAAAGTAATCTTCCAGCTGCTCGTGCTCCGCATCCAAATCCTGCTCATTGCCCAATTTGGGTAGCGTGGGTATGCAGGCTCCGCACACGGCTGCTGGCCCAAGCAGGCGGTGCGGCGGCATCGACTCTTCCTCTCTATCAcacgctgctgctcctcccACTCCTCTCTCACCTTCTGCCACTCCCAATCCTAATCCCAATCCCAGTCCGACGACTTCTTCTCCCACTTCCGTTTCAGCTGGTGCTGGGGGGCAGCTCTTGAGCAGTTCACCCTCGCCGGCGTCGCagtgctgcaactgcagctgcaattcacctatgaattgaattgaataaaataataacaatcaaTATTTGTTGAAATCAACCAATTCACTGTCTATATAGCTGAgacaatattttatacactttttatacacattaAAAAGTTATTCGGCACAtgaataaatgttatttaatattcaattacaaTAATTGAATGGGCACTTGCACTTTGTCACGTAGTcacgcatttatttatgccttgAATATAATTCTCTCTTTATCTAAGCCTGCAGTTCATTCAGCTTCACACGCTCATATTCTAACTGTACTTAaggcgcagcgcagcgctcgctctctttctcagcagcaaagcagcgacgcgctCGTTCAgttgcagtcgcagcagcgatCGAGCGCATAAGCAAATGAGAAACGCGAAGAGAGCTGCTCTCGCTAGTTAGTCACGTAGGCTCTCAGCTacttacatgtgtgtgtgagctttgcTCACGATGCAATAATATAAGCTAACGGATTGTGCTCTTACGTTCCTTGCTTCGTCTTCTcgctcttttcgttttgtatacgATGTGAGCGAGACCGACTGAAGCTAGGCACCCAAAACACTCAAACCAAAGAGCGCAATCCACTACTACTACCTTACATTATTGTATCATGGACTGAGGCCACttacatgcgtgtgtgtgtgtgagctttgcATTGCTTTTCTGCATTTACCGCTATGTATGCAGATAGAGAAAAGCATAAGAGCTAAACCGCCTCAGCTAAAGACTTAAGCttgcattaaatgaaatttaattgttgatttgtcgcaaaatattgatataaaataaaaataaaatatttatgagccaTGCTCTAGTTTCAAATGTAAGCTGCAAATCTTTTTTGAATACAAATCAATTGTATGGAGTCAGCCAAAAAGTTATTAATCGCTTATATTGCTCATTAACCAaaacaattcaacaaatttgataGCCTTAAGAGCCAATTAAGTGTGATTTTGGCTGAGGATAAAttccaaaataaattttagaattttactTTCGTAAATCTTTGggaaaataatgaaaagaaCTTTGCGGCTTTACTCTATTGatattaattatgtaaattataagtCACTCACCACTGCTGATGTGAGGCGGCAAGgcctgtgggcgtggctgaaCGTTGCAAGTCTTGCGGACTAGGGCCAAGGCACGGGCATGCCACTGGCGGCGCTTGATGCACTCGCTGCAGTCGGACTCCTCCGAGGTGCTGGTGCTTGGCGTTTCGCACTCGCAGCGTATGATCCGAACTCCGTCCTCGGTGAAGCTGTAGCGCTTGTTATCGCGCTCCTCGTCgtcctcctgctgctgctgctgctgctcctcctcctcgcccgctgctgctgcttgctgttctGTTAGCACAGATCCCAGTCCAAGCTCTAGTTCTGGCAGTTGTGGCGCatccaagctgctgctcttacgATAACCCACTGCTCCCGCTGCCGATGGCTGCGCTGGCGGCTCACTGGCCGTTGACtggcgactgcgctgctttgtcTCACGCTCTAGTGTCGCCTCTAGCTGCTTGTCCTTGTCCTTGTCACGACTCTTGAGCAGATCGGAGTAGTAATAGGGTGAGGGCTGGCGCTTGCTGTGCTCCGTTAGggttgcaattaatttgcgtggactgcgctgcagctgcggcggcaaTGGACGCACCAGATCATCCGAGATGCTGTCCGGGGAATTTAATAGTGCAACGGGCTGgttggcaacagttgctgccgatgctgctgctgctgcagctgtgtggaCTACAGTACGCTCTACTTCCTCATCTATGTCCGCTTCCTCGTCCGAGGATTTGGGCGCCGAAGAATCTGCAAATgtttaaagtaattaatataaaaattataaaagaaatttaataaattaaatagaattgaAATTTAGATTGGCAAGCAAATTGGCAAGAAACTTTAAACATTCATTTAAAGTTGCTTGACttttgcaactttatttaaacCAAAAGCCACAAGCGTAGCATAGACGAAAATATTGGCTGGAAGCGTAAGCCAAGTTAAGTTTAcggcgctgctgcggctgctgcggtggctgctgcttggagCAGTGAGGCGTTAAATAGCCaaagagctggagctggagatTGCAATGgggcgacggcgactgcgactgcattGTGAAGCAGCCAAGCGCCAAATAGACTGCGACAGACAATAGTCAAATGTTGGTTGGAGAGTCCTGCGCTTGTTAATTAATCCTTGGCCATTGTCAAGCTGCAAGGCAATTATCTTGTCattgcagctgccgcagcaaCTTTGGAAACTAATTAGAGCTTAGGCAACAATGCGCCATAGGCTGCAAATCAGCGATAGGCGCTAGCTCTGAATATTGTAATAACTTTAAACTGAAGCTTAACCCACTCACCTGAATTATATTGCGAGCTGCGTTTAGCTTTGTTGTTCGACTGTGCGgcggcgttgttgttgttgtagctcgAGTGTCGCTGCTGCGAGTGCAACttgtgcagctgcaactgttgctgctgctgctgctgctgctgttggccgcGTGGCGTTGGCAGCgtctgttgctgccgcttgctgtggccgctgctgttgctgcgacGTTTGGCCTTCTTGTGATAAACTTTCTTATGCTGCACGTGGGCGTGACCATGTGCGTGGCtatgtggatgtggatgcgGATGAGCGTGGCGCGTATCCTTTGGATCCGAGTAGCCCTCGATGAGTTTGACGCACGCCTGTTTGATGTTGCTGTGCGGCAGCGGCGGATGTTGCAAGGTGGCACGTTGCTGTGGCGCtgcctgttgctgtggcaCAGCGGGcaatgtgttgttgttgtgttgcgcttgcggctgctgctggttgctaaggctgcagctgttgttgttgttgttgttgttgttgttattgttgcttatgttgttgttgctgttgctgctgctgctgttgttgttgttgggcggCAACGTtgcaggcggcggcgctgctgctgctgctgcaacaatttgttgttgttgttgttgggacGCTTGTGCGGCTTCGCTGAATGGCAGCtgcaaagaagaagaagcagcgtattaattgttgttgttgttgttgttgcttttgtggttgctactaatttgatttgcgtttcaatttgcatttaattgcaaaatgtgcGTGCGTCATGCAAAaagtgtgtgggcgtggccgccCATACGCCCCTTACGCCCATACGTTCTATTGATTTCTTTgccaattcaattgaaattcaactGCAATCAATggcgcattaattaaaattgagctTATCACACACCGATTTGCAATCTTTGTggttttttttcaattatattttttacatgaGAAGCATAGCAAATGCTTCAGATTGTGGGTGGGACGCggctgctgttaattaaattccatTGTGGCCGGCAGTTTGGATGAGCTAATGCCTGTCAATCAATATCAAAGTGGGCAcatgttgcaactgccacttgccacttgccacttgcgcTTCCTCTTCAGCTCTTATGTCTGCGCTCTGCTTTTGCTTCATTGTCCTGTCGCATGACAAATCGCTGCACATGACacaaactgcaacagcagtagcaacatTAACTTGCCCCCTAATGTGCACACATTACAGCCCaaacccacccacacacacacacacccaccccGCCCACTGCTCGCTCTTGGCATTCGCATTAttgttaaacataaatttccgTTCGCTGCGCTGCGTATGTTGAAAGCTTGAGAGACAGCTTGCTAAACATGTTGCAAGTAGCAAATTGATGAGGCAGGCGTCGTCTGTGggtggctgcctggctggtcAAGCtactaagctgctgctttggttcATTGTTGTCCTCGCTCACTTGCAAAATTtgaatagaatttttaattgaaactcaTAAATtaagcggcagctgctgtcgctgctgctgctgctgctgctgctgccttcgaTGAAACCATTTTAATGAGTTTGAACTTGCAAGCCGAGGCGAGGCGCCTCCCTTTTTATTCAATTCGCCTCCCAGCCACAGACGACTGCGGCGACGGCTCTAACTCAACTGGTTGCCCATAGCAGCGACAGTCGCTATTGTTGGCGAATTGCACAGGTTACTCCcacctctcactctctctctctctctctctcgcacacactgtcgctctctctcagtcGCTGTAGACTTGTTAGCGATGTAAGCAAACTAATCGAAATATCGCAAGCTATagattaaactaaatttaagcgCCAATTGCatttctaataaaatataaagctaacACAACAAGTTGCTAAAGtatcaaatcaaagcaaactaTATGCTATATCTAATATATATCGCTTAGATATTTAGCTATAATATATTCTATAATTATTTGGCATTTATATAGAATTCTAGCTTAATTTAAGGCCtggcaataaattgaaataactcaaaattatatttaaaatatatgctatgCCATGAATTTTGAATAGagttgctatttttttaaactattttattatgctCTATATTTAActggcaataaatttaaatataactcaaatagcagcaatttatatttaaaaaatatgaaaactatttattcaattttgcatagaatttctataaatattttattcatatcgAATTAAGACTGTTAGTTATGCTAGCTGAATTATAATGCGAtattgcttgccacaaatgtatgcatatgtgtatgtgtgtgcgtgtgtgtgtgtgtgcaaacattttcactgtttaaatatttgccctTGATTATTGAGCATACAgtattaaacacacacacacacacacacacacacatgtgtatatatagcaatGTCTTTATGTCTGTCTGCAAGCGAACTGAAGCTTGTAGTGGAAATCGCTGACGACAGGCTAGACAAACTACAATCGAAATGCAGgcagagcaagcagcaaaatgatGACGAATGTTTcgtattgtttgcttttgttgttgctgttgttgttgttgttgttgttgccagagCAACatgatttctttttatatgcGCACCTTAATGAAAATCGCTGCCCACATGCCCTGACAATTCCAACGTAACaagagaaaaaacaaaactcaagtTCTGTTGTCTATGAGGACTACAGTGAACGCTgcttgcatatgcatatatatagctatatctatatctaacTGAGTCGACAGctttacaatttacatatgAGCGGGCGTCTGTctacagcagcaagagcacTCAAGTCTCTGGGCTGTcattacaaataaatagtttaaaggcagcttaaagcttcaacaattgcaagcaaaagtataaaatttaaactagaCGCACGCTTAGCtgcttgctatttatttataactaaaagcagtgcaagcttaagcttttttttttttaatataaaataactcAACTATTGTAATAAAAGtgttgttaatatttgttgGCAGCTTAAACTTTTACACATGCCAAAAGTTTTGTAGCTAGACAAagcggcgtatgagtaatatgcGTTGTTGttaagccagcagcagcaacagcaacgcgaCACCGTTGCTAAGTTattgaaatatacatatacacgcatgtatgtatgtgtgtgtgtgtgtgtgtgtgtgtgttgaagcCTCTGTTATCGCTGATATTGCTCCATAGAGAGCAATCCGCCTGTAGctcaaacaaacaacaagcccacacttgctatctctttctcttacGCTCTCTGCCTCTTGCTCACTCATACACTGAAGTGCACTTTAAAGCGCAAAAGGGAGTTGCGTTGagttttggcagcagcaactgcaaatggTTAATGGAGTCTAAAGCTCGCGCTTGAGGTTTTTAGCGCGCGCTTCAACTTCAAATGCGAGTTGAGCCTAAAAAAcgctaaagcagcaacaacaacaacagcagcagcagcaacattaacggcttacatttatgtatgtgtgtgtgtgtgtgtgtgtgtgcttatagCCCGCAGCATTGTGCGTCAGCTTTGTGTTTgcgcataaaagcaaaaaaaaataaataaatattgcagcatttagacaataaatatattgccgCCCTAGGGCAATTAATATACATAGAGCCACGCCCAGTCGTAAGGGCAGAGCCAA is part of the Drosophila busckii strain San Diego stock center, stock number 13000-0081.31 chromosome X, ASM1175060v1, whole genome shotgun sequence genome and encodes:
- the LOC108605107 gene encoding LOW QUALITY PROTEIN: uncharacterized protein LOC108605107 (The sequence of the model RefSeq protein was modified relative to this genomic sequence to represent the inferred CDS: deleted 1 base in 1 codon) — protein: MERMWRKVNHSLRNNKSHAQRTELTQSNGTAGNAGAAGTGAAAVTPQSSDTISSAGGFGFGFGDPQLVVAAVNVPATSSSVGGSNATGRRLASSGQSVTLASSAGGKSLSQHVLQTRTASSERRRRRRRKSRPRRSGGLSVTSCVGDNGGDNMSSSGGFYTLKEHHQHYRHAHHGSGGGGGIAAGGGGATGYGSHRLFASSAPSGTVMMYPNVQRAQAAQAAAGAVGTQTASAVAPPAPDISLRQRAVAKLRMFNFHLNWDLQMTHCKPCGPRLSGSGNIITRRLCRNRRREDNELYRSNSFKFERFERKECLEELSNTLQKQIAICDDYSLPVDFVKKRPSSFDPCLAEAIPTNPEHWIAPSPQTEFSSSAAACNVAAQQQQQQQQQQQQNISNNNNNNNNNNNSCSLSNQQQPQAQHNNNTLPAVPQQQAAPQQRATLQHPPLPHSNIKQACVKLIEGYSDPKDTRHAHPHPHPHSHAHGHAHVQHKKVYHKKAKRRSNSSGHSKRQQQTLPTPRGQQQQQQQQQQLQLHKLHSQQRHSSYNNNNAAAQSNNKAKRSSQYNSDSSAPKSSDEEADIDEEVERTVVHTAAAAAASAATVANQPVALLNSPDSISDDLVRPLPPQLQRSPRKLIATLTEHSKRQPSPYYYSDLLKSRDKDKDKQLEATLERETKQRSRQSTASEPPAQPSAAGAVGYRKSSSLDAPQLPELELGLGSVLTEQQAAAAGEEEEQQQQQQEDDEERDNKRYSFTEDGVRIIRCECETPSTSTSEESDCSECIKRRQWHARALALVRKTCNVQPRPQALPPHISSGELQLQLQHCDAGEGELLKSCPPAPAETEVGEEVVGLGLGLGLGVAEGERGVGGAAACDREEESMPPHRLLGPAAVCGACIPTLPKLGNEQDLDAEHEQLEDYFRPRSIFYVHAHGLHECSECKPPPPPPPATSAAAATAAASTLVGQELELEDSDSDNMASRRRQLYETAFDCKIAKSDDDLDDIDRISKHTLLLQLNGNASAASAANANGNEVKRAKNNKNQALQQQHDAQEQQQQQQVDNQNQNQQQQQQQAAGTTTTTTVALVQQQQQQQLPSRVYTPSPPSTAPLPMKFPGKHDRLLMNSIKSAPNLPAAQPAHPRLRDLRLPLGNMRHQQQQQQQLQLCASSNDNSLTDSAYVNPPSSNSAASVSASASVSASVSGAGVAAVAPRRPRSFVLESGRVLELRRSARQQQQHQHHGQQQHGQQQQQQHSHSHRRATRGGTYSSTESIATSSSGGSMESLRSSTSEGNRSTSSCESRHSSSLSSHSSESGNNSASGSNSNSSSLAFPLRAPQLLHSKLHILSPISDKSSQEPASEQSAQQPIDGATSSSSNQQHFIGDAQQQLTRGAGGGATVAGRAPNKALLQLADELLGSDSGISLHSREDGKPQASSSLALQRLTLPKLQLTSHDAVKQDANGAAGSTAATLTAAGAGAGAAAAAGGATTTANALAQELRDLPFDMPKLRRRKTLLQQQEAACTSGSATSVDLGELPFDMPKLRRRLRANQAEINNLMHMHSTESSGISQASSSHSMRGDEHKLNSKLDTALFRQNLTLNLNEPRQTSKQFGSLDLRGLSSHKELNMSLGQGYVTAVDLIDVAIPLERQGWYHGAITRVEAETTLRPLAEGSFLVRNCESTKQDYSLSLKGAKGFMHMRIQRNESGQYILGQFSRPFDTVPEMIRHFCLNRLPVRGAEHMCLIEPVIAQLL